The following are encoded in a window of Saccharothrix longispora genomic DNA:
- a CDS encoding tryptophanase has translation MPLMEPYRIKVVEPIPITTRPERERAMAAAGYNPFNLRADQVTIDLLTDSGTGSISADQQAAGMRGDESYAGGRSFYRFHEVVSDLTSYPHIFPAHQGRAAERILFAALLRPGQTSLSNTHFDTTRANVELLGCEARDLPCPEARNLDSDFPFKGDIDLAELERALGDPGCDVGVVVMTITNNGGGGQPVSMANMRAAAEVCRRHGVPFFLDAARFAENAWLVTQREPGYAHKTPLEVAREAFALADGCAASLKKDGIVHMGGIIAMRDPELARRCEQLLIAGEGFPTYGGLSGRELEMLAQGLREVVEPDYLRSRAAATANLARMVTEAGVDIVQPAGIHALYLNAGRLLPGIPPHRFPGHALATELYLAGGVRCVELGSLFLGDVDAEGRLVTPAPFELVRLAIPRRVYTQSHFEYVAEVVAEVAKNPERMPGYRLVESPAVLRHFKCRLEPVPPGTP, from the coding sequence ATGCCGTTGATGGAGCCGTACCGGATCAAGGTCGTCGAGCCCATCCCGATCACCACCCGCCCGGAGCGCGAGCGCGCGATGGCCGCGGCCGGCTACAACCCGTTCAACCTGCGTGCCGACCAGGTCACCATCGACCTGCTCACCGACTCCGGCACCGGCTCGATCTCCGCCGACCAGCAGGCGGCCGGCATGCGGGGCGACGAGTCGTACGCGGGAGGGCGCTCGTTCTACCGCTTCCACGAGGTCGTCTCCGACCTCACGTCCTACCCGCACATCTTCCCCGCCCACCAGGGCAGGGCCGCCGAGCGCATCCTGTTCGCCGCGTTGCTGCGCCCCGGCCAGACCTCCCTGAGCAACACCCACTTCGACACCACCCGCGCCAACGTGGAACTGCTCGGGTGCGAGGCGCGCGACCTGCCCTGCCCCGAGGCGCGCAACCTCGACAGCGACTTCCCGTTCAAGGGCGACATCGACCTGGCGGAGCTGGAGCGGGCGCTGGGCGACCCCGGCTGCGACGTCGGCGTGGTGGTCATGACGATCACCAACAACGGCGGTGGCGGCCAGCCTGTGTCGATGGCGAACATGCGGGCGGCCGCGGAGGTCTGCCGGCGTCACGGCGTGCCGTTCTTCCTCGACGCCGCCCGCTTCGCCGAGAACGCCTGGCTGGTGACGCAGCGCGAGCCCGGCTACGCCCACAAGACGCCCCTGGAGGTGGCCCGCGAGGCGTTCGCGCTGGCCGACGGGTGCGCGGCGAGCCTGAAGAAGGACGGCATCGTCCACATGGGCGGGATCATCGCCATGCGGGACCCCGAGCTGGCCAGGCGCTGCGAGCAGCTGCTCATCGCGGGCGAGGGGTTCCCCACCTACGGCGGGCTGTCCGGCCGCGAGCTGGAGATGCTCGCCCAGGGGCTGCGGGAGGTCGTGGAACCGGACTACCTGCGCTCGCGGGCGGCGGCCACGGCGAACCTCGCCCGGATGGTCACCGAGGCGGGCGTGGACATCGTGCAGCCCGCCGGCATCCACGCCCTCTACCTCAACGCGGGCCGACTGCTGCCGGGCATCCCGCCGCACCGCTTCCCGGGGCACGCGCTGGCAACGGAGCTGTACCTGGCCGGTGGCGTCCGGTGCGTCGAGCTGGGGTCGCTGTTCCTCGGCGACGTCGACGCCGAGGGGCGGCTGGTCACCCCCGCGCCGTTCGAGCTCGTCCGCCTGGCGATCCCCCGGCGGGTCTACACCCAGAGCCACTTCGAGTACGTCGCCGAGGTCGTCGCCGAGGTCGCGAAGAACCCCGAGCGGATGCCGGGTTACCGCCTGGTGGAGTCCCCCGCGGTCCTGCGGCACTTCAAGTGCCGCCTCGAACCGGTGCCGCCGGGCACCCCGTGA
- a CDS encoding AMP-binding protein, with the protein MSDYVRKILSDLGVDAAALRDDARLRGDLGLDSTEMTQVEIELNERFGVRVDLWGEEDYELSRLVDAVLGEQAAARYRERGWWRPELLDELALGGHPGDRVALVADGRSTTRDELDAAVSGCAARLAGLGIAPGEHVLVQLPNQVQYVVLVLGLVRLGARPVLALPALREHELDPVLEAVRPVALAVPARQRRFDHLALAEGLKDRHPSVRRLLVSGGVDPERGHVDLDALVDGPPVPFTPQRRAPSDIGLFLLSSGTTGAPKPIPRTHEAFGHVIRTSAEVSGLTAGSVYLAAMPATHSFVFGHPGILGALVRGGRVVLHEPHDPAATLALIERERVTHCALTPSLARQWLTAADTRPYDLSCLEVLQVGGARLDEDTAARLVEVFDCRVQQVYGMSEGLLNFTRLDDPAEVVFGTQGRPSSPGDETLVVDEAGRPVADGEVGELVTRGPSVITAYHGGAAPESFTEDGYYRTGDLVYRDPSGNFVVAGRVKDVINRGGEKIPADELEALVLRHGGVRAAAAVSMPHRVLGEAVCLYVVGRDGGAPGLREVRRFLEDSGLARFKLPERLVEVPELPLKGVGKVDKVRLRADIAARLAAESGAPGQGVSS; encoded by the coding sequence ATGAGCGACTACGTCCGGAAGATCCTGTCCGACCTGGGGGTCGACGCCGCGGCGCTGCGCGACGACGCCCGACTGCGTGGCGACCTGGGCCTGGACTCCACCGAGATGACGCAGGTGGAGATCGAGCTGAACGAGCGGTTCGGCGTGCGGGTCGACCTGTGGGGCGAGGAGGACTACGAGCTGTCCCGACTGGTCGACGCGGTGCTCGGGGAGCAGGCGGCGGCGCGCTACCGCGAGCGCGGGTGGTGGCGGCCGGAGTTGTTGGACGAGCTGGCGCTGGGCGGCCACCCCGGTGACCGGGTGGCGCTCGTCGCCGACGGGCGGTCGACGACCCGGGACGAGCTGGACGCGGCCGTATCGGGCTGCGCGGCGCGGTTGGCCGGGCTCGGGATCGCGCCGGGTGAGCACGTGCTGGTCCAGCTGCCCAACCAGGTGCAGTACGTCGTGCTGGTGCTCGGGCTCGTCCGGCTCGGCGCGCGCCCGGTCCTGGCCCTGCCCGCGCTGCGGGAGCACGAACTCGACCCGGTGCTGGAGGCGGTGCGGCCGGTGGCGTTGGCGGTGCCAGCCCGGCAGCGCCGGTTCGACCACCTCGCGCTGGCGGAGGGGCTGAAAGACCGGCACCCGTCCGTGCGGCGCCTGCTGGTCTCCGGCGGGGTCGACCCGGAGCGCGGCCACGTCGACCTCGACGCCCTGGTCGACGGGCCGCCGGTGCCGTTCACCCCGCAGCGGCGGGCACCGTCGGACATCGGGCTGTTCCTGCTCTCCAGCGGCACCACCGGCGCGCCCAAGCCCATCCCGCGCACCCACGAGGCGTTCGGGCACGTCATCCGCACCTCCGCGGAGGTGTCGGGGCTGACCGCCGGGTCGGTCTACCTCGCGGCCATGCCCGCGACCCACAGCTTCGTCTTCGGCCACCCCGGCATCCTCGGCGCGCTGGTGCGCGGCGGGCGCGTCGTGCTGCACGAGCCGCACGACCCCGCCGCCACGCTGGCCCTGATCGAACGTGAACGCGTCACGCACTGCGCGCTGACCCCCTCCCTCGCCCGGCAGTGGCTGACCGCCGCGGACACCCGCCCGTACGACCTGTCCTGCCTGGAGGTGCTCCAGGTCGGCGGGGCGCGCCTGGACGAGGACACGGCGGCGCGGCTCGTCGAGGTGTTCGACTGCCGGGTGCAGCAGGTCTACGGCATGAGCGAGGGCCTGCTGAACTTCACCCGGCTCGACGACCCGGCCGAGGTGGTGTTCGGCACCCAGGGCCGGCCCTCCTCCCCCGGTGACGAGACCCTCGTGGTGGACGAGGCGGGCCGGCCGGTCGCCGACGGGGAGGTCGGCGAGCTGGTCACCAGGGGGCCGAGCGTCATCACGGCCTACCACGGCGGCGCGGCCCCCGAGTCCTTCACCGAGGACGGCTACTACCGCACCGGTGACCTGGTGTACCGCGACCCGTCGGGCAACTTCGTGGTCGCGGGGCGGGTCAAGGACGTGATCAACCGCGGTGGCGAGAAGATCCCGGCCGACGAGTTGGAGGCGCTCGTGCTCCGGCACGGCGGGGTGCGCGCGGCGGCGGCGGTCTCGATGCCCCACCGCGTGCTGGGCGAGGCGGTGTGCCTCTACGTCGTCGGCCGCGACGGCGGCGCGCCCGGGCTGCGGGAGGTCCGCCGCTTCCTGGAGGACAGCGGGCTGGCCCGGTTCAAGCTCCCCGAACGGCTCGTCGAGGTCCCGGAGCTGCCGCTGAAGGGCGTCGGCAAGGTCGACAAGGTCCGGTTGCGCGCGGACATCGCGGCCCGGTTGGCGGCGGAGTCCGGCGCACCCGGCCAGGGGGTGTCGTCGTGA
- a CDS encoding cysteine dioxygenase family protein, translated as MPRGEVPASEVLVSSRTAELVAAVRRVLCCSSGRERPDRTARRVAAVLAPFLAHDDLLITRHLESHPHTLRHVLHVDPEGRFSLVVTVRPPGGETPVHDHTTWCVSGSYRGAETETRYRPVTSHDGRTVLVPFRTTVRPVGTVTHLAPPGDVHSVRNATDDAVVTLHVYGADVRIDGTGVRHRHDEVGATDAPAVERHDEASPHDG; from the coding sequence GTGCCGCGCGGTGAGGTGCCGGCATCCGAGGTGCTCGTGTCGTCGCGCACCGCCGAACTGGTCGCGGCCGTCCGCCGGGTCCTCTGCTGCTCCTCCGGGCGTGAGCGGCCCGATCGCACCGCGCGTCGTGTCGCCGCGGTGCTCGCCCCGTTCCTGGCGCACGACGACCTGCTGATCACGCGGCACCTGGAGTCGCACCCGCACACCCTCCGGCACGTGCTGCACGTCGATCCGGAGGGGCGCTTCTCGCTCGTGGTGACGGTCCGGCCGCCGGGCGGGGAGACCCCGGTCCACGACCACACCACGTGGTGCGTCTCCGGCTCCTACCGCGGGGCGGAGACGGAGACGCGCTACCGGCCCGTCACGTCGCACGACGGGCGGACGGTCCTGGTGCCGTTCCGCACCACGGTCAGGCCGGTCGGCACCGTCACGCACCTCGCTCCTCCCGGCGACGTCCACAGCGTTCGGAACGCGACCGACGACGCGGTCGTGACCCTGCACGTCTACGGCGCCGACGTGCGTATCGACGGCACGGGCGTCCGCCACCGCCACGACGAGGTCGGGGCGACGGACGCGCCGGCCGTCGAGCGGCACGACGAGGCGTCGCCCCACGACGGGTGA
- a CDS encoding SDR family NAD(P)-dependent oxidoreductase codes for MSVEQAGPFPDPGDVGLAEYVLPIRPGLGGRVALVDHSRGGPRRWTYTALAAGVADLAAHLRDIGVTEDDVVAVLTENSAEFVLAYHGVLAAGGVVLPLDPRDEQDRWSADLARCGAVAIVAEESLWAAPPLPTVVPGESTGRATTPPEPVRGGDRAAVLMSSSGTLGVPKKVVVTHRNLAAGLAQIRQVHRIGDGEVVACCGPLRHVYGMQMAMNATLRAGGTLVIGPTRFDTAAFPALLHDTGTAIAYLVPTVVGELGALTDPVVPRALRLVVSGGAPLPTAAATAFEARFGLPVVQGFGMTEAGCVSFTPDGHPTPAGTVGVVLPGTEARFVDPATGRDAVPGELWLRGPQIAPRYLDGPPLRDTDGWFRTGDLARLDPDGHLRIVGRLKSLIKYKGYQVSPAEVEDVLLHHPRVTDALVVGVPDPIAGELPKAYVVVPDAVPLGEITAHVAAKLAPQKRVRLVERVRAIPRSATGKPLRPPAQRVLVTGGGRGLGRDFAAALAAAGATVLVVGRDRAELDRTVELGAGLPGTIECAAADVTDPATLTAAVALGDVDVLVNNAGVPGPIGPTWTTDPGSWWRTFEVNLRGADNASRAVLPGMIARGGGRVVNVVSRAGKLRWPHASAYAVSKAALIALTANLEGELRGTGVTTVAFDPGLLDTGMTRAHLDRGHVGDPHADGILDFTLRARDDGGFTPVPAATAALVRIAMGAADHLSGRYVTADEV; via the coding sequence ATGTCTGTCGAGCAGGCGGGGCCGTTCCCCGATCCGGGTGACGTCGGGTTGGCCGAGTACGTGCTGCCGATCCGACCCGGGCTCGGTGGGCGGGTCGCGCTCGTCGACCACTCTCGAGGCGGCCCGAGGCGGTGGACCTACACCGCCCTCGCCGCCGGGGTGGCGGACCTGGCCGCGCACCTGCGCGACATCGGCGTGACCGAGGACGACGTGGTCGCCGTCCTCACCGAGAACAGCGCCGAGTTCGTCCTCGCCTACCACGGCGTGCTCGCCGCCGGTGGCGTGGTGCTGCCGCTGGACCCGCGCGACGAGCAGGACCGGTGGAGCGCGGACCTGGCGCGGTGCGGCGCGGTCGCGATCGTCGCGGAGGAGTCGCTGTGGGCGGCGCCGCCGCTGCCCACCGTGGTCCCGGGCGAGTCCACCGGCCGCGCCACCACGCCTCCCGAGCCGGTCCGGGGCGGCGACCGGGCCGCCGTGCTCATGTCCTCCAGCGGCACGCTGGGCGTGCCGAAGAAGGTCGTGGTCACCCACCGCAACCTGGCCGCCGGCCTGGCGCAGATCCGGCAGGTGCACCGCATCGGCGACGGGGAGGTGGTCGCCTGCTGCGGACCGCTGCGCCACGTCTACGGCATGCAGATGGCCATGAACGCCACGCTGCGCGCCGGCGGCACCCTCGTCATCGGACCGACCAGGTTCGACACCGCCGCGTTCCCCGCCCTGCTGCACGACACCGGCACCGCCATCGCCTACCTGGTCCCCACGGTCGTCGGCGAACTCGGCGCGCTCACCGACCCCGTCGTCCCGCGCGCCCTGCGCCTGGTCGTCTCCGGCGGCGCGCCGCTGCCCACCGCCGCCGCCACCGCGTTCGAGGCGCGCTTCGGCCTGCCGGTCGTGCAGGGCTTCGGCATGACCGAGGCCGGGTGCGTGTCCTTCACCCCCGACGGCCACCCCACCCCCGCCGGGACCGTCGGCGTGGTGCTGCCCGGCACCGAGGCCCGGTTCGTCGACCCGGCCACCGGCCGCGACGCCGTGCCCGGCGAACTGTGGCTGCGCGGGCCGCAGATCGCCCCGCGCTACCTCGACGGTCCCCCGCTGCGCGACACCGACGGCTGGTTCCGCACCGGAGACCTCGCCCGCCTCGACCCCGACGGCCACCTGCGCATCGTCGGCCGCCTCAAATCACTGATCAAGTACAAGGGCTACCAGGTTTCGCCCGCCGAGGTCGAAGACGTCCTGCTCCACCACCCCCGCGTCACCGACGCCCTGGTGGTGGGAGTCCCCGACCCCATCGCGGGCGAACTGCCCAAGGCCTACGTCGTGGTGCCCGACGCGGTACCGCTGGGCGAGATCACCGCGCACGTCGCCGCGAAGCTCGCCCCCCAGAAGCGCGTGCGCCTGGTCGAGCGGGTCAGGGCGATCCCGCGCTCCGCCACCGGCAAACCCCTCCGCCCCCCGGCACAGCGGGTGCTGGTCACCGGTGGGGGACGCGGCCTCGGGCGCGACTTCGCCGCGGCCCTGGCGGCGGCGGGCGCCACCGTGCTCGTCGTGGGACGCGACCGCGCCGAACTCGACAGGACCGTCGAACTCGGCGCCGGCCTGCCCGGGACGATCGAGTGCGCCGCGGCGGACGTGACCGATCCCGCCACCCTCACCGCCGCCGTCGCGCTCGGCGACGTCGACGTGCTGGTCAACAACGCCGGCGTCCCCGGCCCGATCGGACCCACCTGGACCACCGACCCCGGCTCCTGGTGGCGAACCTTCGAGGTCAACCTGCGCGGCGCGGACAACGCCTCCCGCGCGGTCCTCCCCGGCATGATCGCCCGGGGAGGCGGTCGGGTCGTCAACGTCGTCAGCCGGGCCGGCAAGCTGCGCTGGCCCCATGCCAGCGCCTACGCCGTGTCCAAGGCCGCGCTCATCGCACTGACCGCCAACCTCGAAGGCGAACTGCGCGGCACCGGCGTCACCACCGTCGCCTTCGACCCCGGCCTGCTCGACACCGGCATGACCCGCGCCCACCTCGACCGCGGCCACGTCGGCGACCCGCACGCCGACGGAATCCTCGACTTCACCCTGCGCGCCCGCGACGACGGCGGCTTCACCCCCGTCCCCGCCGCGACCGCCGCCCTCGTCCGCATCGCCATGGGCGCAGCCGATCACCTCTCCGGCCGCTACGTCACCGCCGACGAGGTGTAG
- a CDS encoding cytochrome P450, with the protein MPYLGERDEAFIADPFPCYGALRARGPVHRVRLADGRAVWLVVGHDEARAALVDPRLSREWVNASPDYAGPVGPAGPGRSAIGKHLLIADPPDSARLRGVVLTAFSRSRVEALAPRIRRATDRVLDAFERRGHADLVADFAEPLVGEVVGGLVGVPPLERDAVARWTHELAHPEDVEQEVRAAAALTAWVERFSGHKLRHPGDDLASAFAGLARDDPGALAPDEVPAMVFLVLIAGYRTSVHFLSNALLALLRHPEQLADLRADWSLLGGALEEAARYDGPANTTTVRFTLAPVELGGVTIPGGGQPVCIALSAANRDPSRFPDPDRFDIRRDTGAHLGFGRGGRYCAGAPLARTLGAIAVRTLLERFPDLHAAPDEVPDRHPGLLFRGLRRLPVGFTPRARPRTL; encoded by the coding sequence GTGCCCTACCTGGGCGAGCGGGACGAGGCGTTCATCGCGGACCCCTTCCCGTGCTACGGGGCGCTGAGGGCGCGCGGCCCCGTGCACCGCGTGCGGCTGGCCGACGGGCGCGCGGTCTGGCTCGTCGTCGGCCACGACGAGGCGCGGGCGGCCCTGGTGGACCCCCGGTTGAGCCGGGAGTGGGTCAACGCCTCCCCCGACTACGCGGGCCCGGTGGGGCCGGCCGGGCCGGGCCGCTCCGCGATCGGCAAGCACCTGCTCATCGCCGATCCGCCGGACAGCGCCCGGCTGCGCGGGGTCGTGCTCACGGCGTTCAGCCGCTCCCGGGTCGAGGCGCTCGCGCCGCGCATCCGCCGGGCGACCGACCGGGTCCTGGACGCCTTCGAGCGCCGCGGCCACGCCGACCTGGTGGCGGACTTCGCCGAACCGCTCGTCGGCGAGGTGGTCGGCGGGCTGGTCGGCGTGCCCCCGCTGGAGCGGGACGCGGTGGCGCGGTGGACGCACGAGCTGGCCCACCCCGAGGACGTGGAGCAGGAGGTCAGGGCGGCGGCCGCGCTGACCGCGTGGGTCGAGCGGTTCTCCGGGCACAAGCTCCGCCACCCCGGTGACGACCTGGCGAGCGCGTTCGCCGGGCTCGCGCGCGACGACCCCGGCGCGCTGGCCCCGGACGAGGTGCCCGCCATGGTCTTCCTCGTGCTGATCGCCGGCTACCGCACGTCGGTGCACTTCCTGAGCAACGCCCTGCTCGCCCTGCTTCGCCACCCCGAGCAGCTCGCGGACCTGCGCGCCGACTGGTCGCTGCTGGGCGGCGCGCTGGAGGAGGCGGCGCGCTACGACGGGCCGGCCAACACCACCACGGTCCGGTTCACCCTCGCGCCCGTCGAACTGGGCGGCGTGACGATTCCCGGCGGCGGGCAGCCGGTGTGCATCGCGCTGTCCGCGGCCAACCGCGACCCGTCGCGCTTCCCCGACCCCGACCGGTTCGACATCCGCCGCGACACCGGCGCGCACCTCGGGTTCGGCCGCGGCGGCCGGTACTGCGCCGGGGCGCCCCTGGCCCGGACGCTGGGGGCGATCGCCGTGCGGACGCTCCTGGAGCGCTTCCCCGACCTGCACGCGGCCCCGGACGAGGTCCCCGACCGGCATCCCGGGCTGCTCTTCCGCGGGCTGCGGCGCCTGCCGGTGGGGTTCACCCCCCGGGCGCGGCCCCGAACCCTCTGA
- a CDS encoding LOG family protein — protein MIAVCVFCSAAEDIPARHVDLAGRTGAAIAARGWTLVSGGERVSMMGSVARGARAGGGATVGVVPRCLTDRTDPDCDELVLTDSMGERKSVMIDRSDALLALPGGLGTCDELFEAWTTRMLGLHAKPVVVLDPDGHFTDLLRWVDSAVDSGFIGTRSRDALVVARDVDTALDACLPRVRRRVPS, from the coding sequence GTGATCGCGGTGTGCGTGTTCTGCAGCGCGGCCGAGGACATCCCGGCGCGCCACGTCGACCTCGCCGGGCGCACGGGCGCCGCGATCGCCGCGCGCGGCTGGACCCTGGTCTCCGGTGGTGAGCGGGTCTCCATGATGGGGTCGGTCGCGCGCGGGGCCCGCGCCGGCGGGGGCGCCACGGTGGGCGTCGTCCCGCGCTGCCTGACCGACCGGACCGATCCGGACTGCGACGAACTGGTCCTCACCGACTCCATGGGCGAGCGCAAGTCGGTGATGATCGACCGGTCCGACGCCCTGCTCGCCCTGCCCGGCGGTCTGGGCACCTGTGACGAGCTGTTCGAGGCGTGGACCACGCGGATGCTGGGCCTGCACGCCAAGCCGGTGGTGGTGCTCGACCCGGACGGGCACTTCACCGACCTGCTGCGCTGGGTGGACAGCGCGGTCGACAGCGGGTTCATCGGGACGCGCTCCCGCGATGCCCTGGTGGTCGCGCGGGACGTGGACACCGCGCTGGACGCGTGCCTGCCGCGAGTGCGCCGTCGGGTGCCGTCGTGA
- a CDS encoding DUF2017 family protein yields the protein MICWDRVGDELVVGVFEQDEIALLREYATLFTRLVRQRLDSHEPVELLGVRVGLALPASVVEDERLLALLRHHLGADADDHELVWREPDCLRAVVDRLDVVLATLPPEGSGLVVLDDVAQARAWLDAGQDIITVMGAVAGAAGPDTVERTAVTIAWLAELLDRLHDHATRESDSSAIPW from the coding sequence GTGATCTGCTGGGACCGCGTGGGTGACGAGCTGGTCGTCGGGGTGTTCGAGCAGGACGAGATCGCGCTGCTGCGGGAGTACGCGACGCTGTTCACGCGCCTGGTCCGGCAGCGGTTGGACTCCCACGAACCCGTCGAGCTGCTCGGTGTGCGGGTGGGACTCGCCCTGCCCGCCTCGGTCGTCGAGGACGAGCGGCTGCTCGCCCTGCTGCGCCACCACCTCGGGGCCGACGCGGACGACCACGAGCTGGTGTGGCGGGAGCCCGACTGCCTGCGAGCCGTGGTCGACCGCCTGGACGTGGTGCTCGCGACCCTGCCCCCCGAGGGCAGCGGACTGGTGGTGCTCGACGACGTCGCCCAGGCCCGGGCGTGGCTCGACGCGGGACAGGACATCATCACCGTGATGGGCGCCGTCGCCGGGGCGGCCGGCCCCGACACCGTCGAGCGCACGGCGGTGACGATCGCCTGGCTCGCCGAGCTGCTGGACCGGTTGCACGACCACGCGACCAGGGAATCGGACTCGTCGGCCATCCCGTGGTAG